One Flavobacterium sp. 90 DNA segment encodes these proteins:
- a CDS encoding DNA-binding protein, whose amino-acid sequence MEIKPIKTEKDYDLALQRVNTLFDAEPNTVEADELDILVTLIEKYEQIHYPIPEPDPIEAIKFMMEQNGLTPTDLGILLNSRSRVSEIFKRKRALTIAQIRVLNEKLRIPAETLIKEYALNK is encoded by the coding sequence ATGGAAATAAAACCTATAAAAACAGAAAAAGATTATGACTTAGCTTTACAAAGAGTAAACACTCTTTTTGATGCCGAGCCCAATACAGTTGAAGCTGACGAATTAGATATTTTAGTAACACTTATTGAGAAATATGAGCAAATACATTATCCAATTCCAGAACCTGATCCAATCGAAGCTATCAAATTTATGATGGAGCAAAATGGACTTACACCCACAGATTTAGGTATTCTTTTAAATAGTCGTTCAAGGGTTTCAGAAATTTTTAAGCGAAAAAGAGCTTTAACAATAGCACAGATTAGAGTTTTAAATGAAAAACTACGTATCCCTGCCGAAACCTTAATCAAGGAATACGCTTTAAATAAATAA
- a CDS encoding DUF5686 and carboxypeptidase-like regulatory domain-containing protein has protein sequence MKRIILLSLFFVFAFATIGTAQTKVSGIVLDKSNQPVPFANVVFKGSNIGIVSNEDGRFYLESTNTYTALLITSAGFSDREVPLEKAVNYDFKIVLSEAEALNEVVIFTGKTSKKNNPALDILRKIWERKRKNGLYQFNQYQMQKYEKVEFDMNTIDSAFMKNKLFKGMEFVFKHVDTSEVTGKTYLPIFINESVYDVYGDNKLKKVKENITGNKMSGFNGNQQILSFVKDLYSDYNIYDNHLKFFDKSFTSPLSRTGIDVYNYVLKDSAFIDKKWCYNIVFYPRRKNELTFKGDFWVNDSTFAIKKINMGVTKSANINWVKDIYIEQEFEVENDSVFLLTRDYMMSDFALNKKEKSKGVYGKRTTLYRNHKFNLPKPEKFYKEEVNFIDNAVYDRPPEFWDENRFEKLNKDEAGIYKMLDTLQTVKRFKQLYSLVSILGSGYVEFKNFDFGPIFSTFGYNEVEGLRIRAGGRTYFGPNDPWRLQAYTAYGFDDNKFKYGVSGKWMLDKKKRIIISGGNRRDIEQIGASLTTTNDILGRSFASSALFTTGSNGKLTNINLSNISLEMEPLKNFVVQAGVSYRTLESASPTFSLDYYTTLPTAANPAGVVQSAVKQFEANVQFEFMPNRKTIGFGVERSLVDSPFSHFFVNFSYGLKGVMQSDFAYEKIQLFYKQPIIIGPLGRSNIILETGKTFGTIPLGLMSVIPGNQTYFTIENTFSNLNFYEFITDQYTTLQWNHDFGGRLFARIPFMRKLNWREFVGVKGVYGTISNANRAINASDQPYNAPENVYWEYNAGIGNIFKVFRIDFSWRGSYLNTPDANKFAVKGSFGFYF, from the coding sequence ATGAAAAGAATAATTTTACTCAGCCTATTTTTTGTATTCGCATTTGCGACGATTGGTACTGCACAAACTAAAGTGAGTGGAATTGTTTTGGATAAATCTAATCAGCCTGTTCCATTTGCTAATGTTGTTTTTAAAGGTTCAAATATCGGAATAGTTTCTAATGAAGATGGTCGTTTTTATTTGGAATCGACAAATACATATACCGCTTTATTAATTACATCTGCAGGATTTTCAGATCGTGAAGTTCCTTTGGAAAAAGCTGTAAATTATGATTTTAAAATTGTTTTGAGCGAAGCCGAAGCATTGAATGAAGTTGTAATTTTTACAGGAAAAACATCAAAAAAGAATAATCCGGCATTGGATATTTTGAGAAAAATTTGGGAACGAAAACGTAAAAACGGTTTGTACCAATTCAATCAATATCAAATGCAAAAGTATGAGAAAGTTGAGTTCGACATGAACACAATTGACAGTGCTTTTATGAAGAATAAACTCTTCAAAGGAATGGAGTTTGTCTTTAAACATGTTGATACTTCTGAAGTTACCGGAAAAACATACTTGCCTATTTTCATTAACGAATCAGTTTATGATGTTTACGGAGATAACAAATTAAAGAAAGTAAAAGAGAACATTACCGGAAACAAAATGTCTGGTTTCAACGGAAATCAGCAAATTCTTTCATTTGTAAAAGACCTTTATTCTGATTATAATATTTACGACAATCACCTTAAATTTTTTGATAAAAGCTTTACGAGTCCACTTTCCAGAACGGGAATTGACGTTTATAACTATGTTTTAAAAGACAGTGCTTTTATTGATAAAAAATGGTGTTATAACATTGTTTTTTATCCAAGACGTAAAAACGAATTAACCTTTAAAGGAGATTTTTGGGTAAACGATTCGACTTTTGCCATCAAGAAGATTAATATGGGCGTTACTAAAAGTGCCAATATTAACTGGGTAAAAGATATTTATATCGAGCAGGAATTCGAGGTAGAAAACGATTCTGTTTTTCTATTGACCCGCGATTATATGATGTCGGATTTTGCTTTGAATAAAAAAGAAAAATCAAAAGGTGTTTACGGAAAACGAACGACTTTATATCGAAATCATAAATTCAATCTTCCTAAACCAGAGAAGTTTTATAAAGAAGAAGTCAATTTTATAGACAATGCTGTTTATGATCGACCACCTGAATTCTGGGATGAAAATCGCTTCGAAAAATTAAATAAAGACGAAGCAGGAATCTACAAAATGTTGGATACTTTGCAAACTGTCAAGCGTTTCAAGCAACTTTATAGTTTAGTCTCAATTTTGGGAAGTGGTTATGTCGAGTTTAAAAACTTCGATTTTGGTCCTATATTCTCCACTTTTGGTTATAATGAAGTCGAAGGATTAAGAATTAGAGCAGGAGGAAGAACCTATTTTGGGCCAAATGATCCGTGGCGTTTGCAAGCTTATACCGCGTACGGTTTTGATGATAACAAATTCAAATATGGAGTTTCAGGAAAATGGATGCTCGACAAGAAAAAACGAATCATTATTTCTGGAGGAAACAGACGAGATATTGAACAAATTGGAGCCAGTTTAACCACAACAAATGATATCTTAGGACGAAGTTTTGCTTCCTCAGCCTTATTTACAACAGGAAGTAACGGAAAACTAACAAATATTAATTTAAGTAACATTTCGCTTGAAATGGAGCCCTTAAAAAACTTTGTTGTTCAGGCAGGTGTTTCATACAGGACATTAGAATCTGCTTCGCCAACTTTTAGTCTGGATTATTATACCACGTTGCCAACCGCTGCAAATCCTGCTGGAGTAGTGCAAAGTGCAGTAAAACAGTTTGAAGCCAATGTTCAGTTTGAATTTATGCCAAATCGTAAAACTATTGGGTTTGGTGTAGAACGTAGTCTTGTAGACAGCCCATTCAGTCATTTCTTTGTTAACTTTAGTTACGGACTAAAAGGAGTTATGCAGAGTGATTTTGCTTACGAAAAAATACAATTATTTTACAAACAGCCTATTATAATTGGACCATTAGGAAGATCAAACATTATTCTTGAAACCGGAAAAACATTTGGTACAATTCCGTTAGGATTAATGAGTGTAATTCCTGGAAACCAGACTTATTTTACTATAGAAAACACTTTTAGTAACTTAAACTTCTATGAATTCATAACAGATCAATACACGACTTTGCAATGGAATCATGATTTTGGAGGAAGATTATTCGCCAGAATTCCATTTATGAGAAAATTAAACTGGAGAGAATTTGTTGGAGTAAAAGGAGTTTACGGAACTATTTCTAATGCTAATAGAGCAATAAATGCTTCCGATCAACCTTATAATGCGCCAGAAAATGTGTATTGGGAATATAACGCCGGAATCGGAAATATCTTCAAAGTGTTCCGAATCGACTTCTCTTGGAGAGGAAGTTATTTGAATACTCCGGATGCCAATAAATTTGCAGTAAAAGGATCTTTCGGATTCTATTTCTAA
- a CDS encoding type II toxin-antitoxin system HigB family toxin, with protein MRVIAKKTLQNFWEKFPNSKQQLLSWYQVFGKNNFDNSNSVKAVFSSADFIGNNKVIFNICGNHYRLIVKINYTTQIVYILFIGTHSEYDNLKDIKTL; from the coding sequence ATGAGGGTAATAGCAAAAAAAACATTACAAAATTTTTGGGAGAAATTTCCAAATTCAAAACAACAGTTATTATCATGGTATCAGGTTTTCGGCAAAAATAATTTTGATAATTCAAATTCGGTAAAAGCTGTTTTTAGTTCTGCAGATTTTATAGGAAACAATAAAGTTATTTTTAACATCTGCGGAAACCATTATCGATTAATTGTAAAAATTAATTATACTACACAAATTGTCTATATTTTATTTATTGGAACTCACAGTGAATATGATAATTTAAAAGACATTAAGACTTTATAA
- a CDS encoding DNA-3-methyladenine glycosylase: protein MQEAIDFLSAKNPIFKEIIDKYGLPPIPKRPQGFETLVLLILEQQVSVDSAKATFLKIKSYTACNPETMSVLSEEEFRNLGVSRQKTKYIKILSEAVLNKELDIESLAAKSAEQVREELIKLKGIGNWTIDIYLMFCLQEPDLIPLGDIAVINTIKELLDIHDKQEMEIHAKQWSPYRSYATYLLWHYYLNKRNRKITY from the coding sequence ATGCAAGAAGCCATCGATTTTTTATCAGCCAAAAATCCAATATTTAAGGAAATCATCGACAAATATGGATTACCTCCAATTCCTAAACGTCCGCAAGGTTTTGAAACATTGGTTTTGTTAATTCTCGAACAACAAGTTTCCGTGGATTCGGCGAAAGCCACATTCTTAAAAATCAAATCTTACACAGCTTGCAATCCGGAAACGATGTCGGTTTTGTCAGAAGAAGAATTTAGGAATCTTGGTGTAAGTCGGCAAAAAACGAAATATATCAAAATCCTTTCTGAAGCGGTTTTAAACAAAGAATTAGATATAGAAAGTCTCGCTGCAAAATCTGCAGAACAAGTACGGGAAGAACTAATTAAATTAAAAGGAATCGGAAATTGGACAATTGATATTTACCTGATGTTTTGTTTGCAAGAACCCGATTTAATTCCGTTAGGAGATATTGCAGTTATAAATACCATCAAGGAATTACTTGATATTCACGATAAACAAGAGATGGAAATCCATGCAAAACAATGGAGTCCGTATCGTTCTTATGCAACTTATTTGCTGTGGCATTATTACTTAAATAAGCGAAACAGGAAAATTACCTATTAA
- a CDS encoding inorganic diphosphatase, protein MTADKLTTFDVLIEIPRGSRNKYEYDFEIKRMRFDRMLFSSMMYPADYGFIPETLALDGDPLDVLVLINEPTFPGCVIEVKPIGVFHMADDKGPDEKIICVPVSDPIWNSLNDLSDINAHLLKEIEHFFQVYKDLENKQVDVEGWGDVNEAFAIIAECTKRFDDIENKPEGLFSIK, encoded by the coding sequence ATGACCGCAGACAAACTAACGACTTTCGATGTATTAATCGAAATACCACGTGGAAGCAGAAATAAATATGAGTACGATTTTGAGATCAAAAGAATGCGTTTCGACAGAATGTTATTCTCTTCAATGATGTACCCTGCAGATTACGGATTTATTCCAGAAACTTTAGCACTTGATGGAGATCCTCTTGATGTATTAGTTTTGATAAACGAGCCAACTTTCCCAGGTTGTGTTATTGAAGTAAAGCCAATTGGTGTTTTCCACATGGCAGATGATAAAGGACCAGACGAAAAAATCATTTGTGTACCAGTTTCAGATCCAATCTGGAATTCATTAAATGACCTTTCTGATATTAATGCTCACTTATTGAAAGAAATCGAGCATTTCTTCCAGGTTTACAAAGATCTTGAAAACAAACAAGTAGATGTAGAAGGATGGGGAGACGTAAACGAAGCATTTGCAATTATTGCTGAGTGCACTAAGCGTTTTGATGACATTGAAAATAAACCAGAGGGATTATTTAGTATTAAATAA
- a CDS encoding deoxynucleoside kinase, whose product MHIAIAGNIGAGKTTLTKLLAKHFKWEPHYEDVVDNPYLDDFYHQMERWSFNLQIYFLNSRFRQVLQIRESGKKIVQDRTIYEDAHIFAPNLYSMGLMTSRDFENYTSLFELMESLVKAPDLLIYLRSSIPNLVGQIHKRGRDYENSISIDYLSRLNERYEAWVQTYTKGKLLIIDVDNINFVDNPEDLGNIINRIDAELNGLF is encoded by the coding sequence ATGCACATAGCAATAGCAGGAAATATAGGCGCAGGAAAAACAACTTTAACCAAATTATTGGCGAAACACTTTAAATGGGAACCTCATTATGAAGATGTAGTTGATAATCCTTACTTAGACGATTTCTACCACCAAATGGAGCGTTGGTCATTTAATTTGCAGATTTATTTCTTGAATAGTCGATTCCGTCAAGTATTGCAAATTCGCGAAAGCGGAAAGAAAATCGTTCAGGACAGAACGATTTATGAAGATGCACATATTTTTGCTCCCAACTTATATTCGATGGGTTTAATGACAAGTCGTGATTTCGAAAATTACACTTCATTGTTCGAATTAATGGAATCATTGGTAAAAGCACCAGATTTATTAATCTACTTAAGAAGCTCTATTCCTAACCTAGTAGGTCAAATTCACAAACGCGGACGTGATTACGAAAACTCTATTTCGATCGATTATTTAAGCCGTTTGAACGAAAGATACGAAGCTTGGGTACAAACTTATACTAAAGGAAAATTATTGATTATCGATGTTGATAATATTAATTTCGTTGATAATCCTGAAGATTTAGGAAACATCATTAATAGAATTGATGCTGAATTAAACGGGTTATTCTAG
- a CDS encoding sodium-translocating pyrophosphatase codes for MNAFMIYLPIVMAILGLLFMGIKRTWVLKQDAGDGKMKEISDYIYEGALAFLKAEYKLLTIFVIIASIALAGITFIQGVKTHLLIVIAFIFGALFSAYAGNIGMKIATKTNVRTTQAARTSLPQALKVSFGGGTVMGLGVAGLAVLGLTTFFIIFFNLFSGGVWKDTETMTVVLETLAGFSLGAESIALFARVGGGIYTKAADVGADLVGKVEAGIPEDDPRNPATIADNVGDNVGDVAGMGADLFGSYVATVLAAMVLGNYVIKDMGGSIQDAFGGIGPILLPMSIAGFGIIFSIIGTLLVKITDDNAKEAQVQKALNIGNWVSIALTAVACYFLVQHMLPETMQMTFFGEGSKAISSMRVFYATLVGLIVGGAISSVTEYYTGLGTKPVMAIVQKSSTGAGTNVIAGLATGMISTFPTVLLFAGAIWISYALAGFYGVALAASAMMATTAMQLAIDAFGPISDNAGGIAEMSELPKEVRTRTDILDSVGNTTAATGKGFAIASAALTSLALFAAYVTFTGIDGINIFKAPVLAMLFVGGMIPVVFSALAMNSVGKAAMDMVYEVRRQFKEIPGIMEGTGKPEYGKCVEISTKAALREMMLPGILTIGFPIAIVLLGKLVYADNNQLIAEMLGGYMAGVTVSGVLWAVFQNNAGGAWDNAKKSFEAGVLINGEMTYKGSDAHKAAVTGDTVGDPFKDTSGPSMNILIKLTCLIGLVIAPILGDGHSASGMAEKGSCCAKTEMHASGVSKCGDLSGMTKEECIKACKEKGCTAEETAKCLAHYDANGKYVNQKTDCFDTTKYSKNRLEVNLSTVNGVTVGTVTKTVDGKTTTEVYEGTEAEVKAKIEAAK; via the coding sequence ATGAATGCATTTATGATTTACTTGCCAATTGTCATGGCAATTTTAGGATTACTTTTCATGGGAATAAAAAGGACTTGGGTTTTAAAACAAGATGCCGGAGATGGTAAAATGAAAGAGATTTCAGATTACATCTACGAAGGAGCACTGGCCTTCCTAAAAGCAGAATATAAACTATTAACCATCTTTGTAATTATTGCAAGCATAGCCTTAGCAGGAATTACTTTTATTCAGGGTGTAAAAACGCATTTATTAATTGTAATAGCATTCATTTTTGGAGCACTTTTTTCAGCTTATGCGGGTAATATAGGTATGAAAATAGCAACTAAAACAAACGTAAGAACAACTCAGGCTGCACGTACAAGTTTGCCACAAGCGTTAAAAGTTTCTTTTGGCGGAGGAACCGTAATGGGTTTAGGTGTTGCAGGTTTAGCAGTTTTAGGTTTGACTACTTTTTTTATAATTTTCTTTAATTTATTTTCTGGTGGAGTTTGGAAAGACACTGAAACAATGACGGTTGTTTTAGAGACATTAGCAGGTTTTTCACTTGGTGCAGAATCAATTGCTTTGTTTGCCAGAGTTGGTGGAGGAATCTATACTAAAGCAGCTGATGTAGGTGCCGATTTAGTTGGTAAAGTTGAAGCTGGAATTCCGGAAGATGATCCTCGTAATCCTGCTACAATTGCAGATAACGTAGGAGATAATGTTGGAGACGTTGCTGGTATGGGAGCCGATTTATTTGGTTCGTATGTAGCAACTGTTTTAGCAGCAATGGTTCTTGGAAACTATGTTATAAAAGATATGGGAGGAAGCATTCAGGATGCTTTTGGCGGAATTGGACCAATTTTATTACCAATGTCAATTGCAGGTTTCGGAATTATATTTTCTATTATCGGAACGTTGTTGGTAAAGATTACTGACGATAATGCTAAAGAAGCACAAGTGCAAAAAGCATTAAATATAGGAAACTGGGTTTCAATTGCTTTAACAGCAGTTGCTTGTTATTTTTTAGTACAACATATGCTGCCGGAAACAATGCAAATGACATTTTTTGGCGAAGGATCAAAAGCGATTTCATCAATGCGTGTTTTCTATGCAACTTTGGTTGGATTAATAGTTGGTGGAGCTATTTCATCAGTAACAGAATATTATACAGGATTAGGTACAAAACCTGTTATGGCAATTGTACAAAAATCATCAACAGGAGCAGGAACAAACGTAATTGCAGGTTTGGCAACAGGAATGATTTCTACGTTTCCAACAGTATTATTATTTGCAGGAGCAATCTGGATTTCATATGCATTAGCAGGATTTTACGGAGTAGCTTTAGCGGCTTCAGCGATGATGGCAACAACAGCTATGCAACTTGCAATTGACGCTTTCGGACCAATTTCAGACAACGCTGGAGGAATTGCCGAAATGAGTGAATTACCAAAAGAAGTTCGTACAAGAACAGATATTTTAGATTCAGTTGGAAATACAACTGCAGCAACCGGAAAAGGTTTTGCAATTGCATCTGCAGCTCTAACTTCATTAGCGTTATTTGCGGCATATGTAACTTTTACAGGAATAGACGGGATCAATATTTTTAAAGCGCCAGTTTTAGCCATGTTGTTTGTTGGTGGAATGATTCCGGTAGTTTTCTCGGCTTTAGCCATGAATTCGGTTGGAAAAGCGGCTATGGATATGGTTTATGAAGTACGTCGTCAGTTTAAGGAAATTCCGGGAATTATGGAAGGAACCGGAAAACCTGAATATGGAAAATGTGTTGAAATTTCGACAAAAGCCGCTTTACGCGAAATGATGTTGCCAGGAATTCTAACAATTGGTTTCCCAATTGCAATTGTATTATTAGGAAAGTTAGTTTACGCAGACAACAATCAGTTAATAGCTGAAATGTTAGGAGGATATATGGCAGGAGTTACAGTTTCTGGTGTACTTTGGGCAGTTTTTCAAAATAACGCCGGAGGAGCTTGGGATAATGCTAAGAAATCTTTTGAAGCAGGAGTTTTAATCAATGGCGAAATGACGTATAAAGGTTCTGATGCGCACAAAGCTGCCGTAACCGGTGATACAGTTGGAGATCCGTTTAAAGATACATCTGGACCATCAATGAATATCCTGATCAAATTGACTTGTTTGATTGGTTTGGTGATTGCGCCTATTTTAGGTGACGGTCATTCAGCTTCAGGTATGGCAGAAAAAGGTTCTTGTTGCGCAAAAACTGAAATGCATGCAAGCGGAGTTTCTAAATGTGGAGATTTATCAGGTATGACTAAAGAAGAATGCATTAAAGCTTGCAAAGAAAAAGGCTGCACTGCCGAAGAAACTGCAAAATGTCTGGCTCATTATGATGCAAACGGAAAATATGTAAACCAAAAAACAGATTGTTTTGATACTACTAAATATAGTAAAAACAGACTTGAAGTTAATTTGTCTACAGTAAATGGAGTAACTGTTGGAACCGTTACTAAAACAGTAGATGGTAAAACAACCACCGAAGTTTATGAAGGTACAGAAGCCGAAGTAAAAGCAAAAATCGAAGCAGCGAAATAA